A portion of the Segatella copri DSM 18205 genome contains these proteins:
- the thiH gene encoding 2-iminoacetate synthase ThiH: MFSDELKNISWEETTERIARMTDNDVRRALAKDHCDVNDFMALISPAAEPYLEVMARLSRKYTEERFGKTMSMFIPLYITNSCSNSCVYCGFHRENPMARTILTPEQIENEYKAIKQLAPFENILLVTGENPAKAGTPYLAKAIDIAKKYFSNVKIEVMPLSTEDYKTLADHGMNGVICFQETYNHEHYKLYHPRGMKSKFEWRCDGFDRMGMAGVHSIGMGVLIGLEKEWRTDVVMMAHHLRYLQKHYWKTKYSVNFPRMRPAQNEGFQPNCFMTDKQLAQATFAMRIFDHDVDISYSTREPAYIRDNMATLGVTTMSAESKVNPGGYHTYPQALEQFTVSDERTAKVINARLKELGREPVWKDWDASFDFFGNIANG; this comes from the coding sequence ATGTTTTCAGACGAATTAAAGAATATCAGTTGGGAGGAGACCACGGAGCGCATTGCTCGAATGACCGATAATGATGTGCGCCGTGCCCTTGCCAAGGACCATTGCGATGTGAACGACTTCATGGCGCTGATTTCACCGGCAGCCGAGCCATACCTGGAGGTAATGGCGCGTCTTTCCCGCAAATATACCGAGGAGCGCTTCGGCAAGACCATGTCGATGTTCATTCCTCTCTACATCACCAATTCATGCTCTAACTCCTGCGTGTATTGCGGTTTCCATCGTGAGAATCCGATGGCTCGTACCATCCTCACCCCAGAGCAGATTGAGAACGAGTATAAAGCCATCAAGCAGCTGGCTCCATTCGAGAACATCCTTCTCGTTACGGGTGAGAACCCAGCCAAGGCTGGCACCCCTTATCTTGCCAAGGCAATCGACATCGCCAAGAAGTATTTCTCTAATGTGAAGATAGAGGTGATGCCGCTCTCTACTGAGGATTACAAGACCCTCGCCGACCATGGTATGAACGGCGTCATCTGTTTCCAGGAGACCTACAACCACGAGCACTACAAGCTCTACCACCCACGTGGCATGAAGAGCAAGTTTGAGTGGCGCTGCGATGGTTTCGACCGCATGGGTATGGCAGGTGTCCATTCCATCGGTATGGGTGTGCTCATCGGCTTGGAGAAGGAATGGCGCACGGATGTAGTGATGATGGCTCATCACCTGCGCTACCTGCAGAAGCATTACTGGAAGACCAAGTACAGCGTGAACTTCCCTCGTATGCGCCCTGCACAGAACGAAGGTTTCCAGCCAAACTGCTTCATGACCGATAAGCAGTTGGCCCAGGCTACTTTCGCCATGCGTATCTTCGACCACGATGTAGATATCTCCTACTCTACCCGTGAGCCAGCCTACATCCGTGACAACATGGCAACACTGGGTGTCACCACCATGTCGGCAGAATCAAAGGTAAATCCTGGTGGTTACCATACCTATCCTCAGGCATTGGAGCAGTTCACCGTAAGCGATGAGCGTACCGCCAAGGTAATCAATGCGAGATTGAAGGAATTGGGCAGAGAGCCTGTCTGGAAGGATTGGGATGCCTCATTCGATTTCTTCGGAAATATCGCAAACGGA